The Accipiter gentilis chromosome 7, bAccGen1.1, whole genome shotgun sequence genome includes a region encoding these proteins:
- the SSH1 gene encoding protein phosphatase Slingshot homolog 1 isoform X5, producing the protein MALVTLQRSPTPSAASSASTSELEVGSDEERKLNVSLSESFFMVKGAALFLQQGNSSQGQRSLQHPHKHAGDLPQHLQVMINLLRCEDRIKLAVRLESVWTDRVRYMVVVYSSGRQDTEENILLGVDFSSKESKSCTIGMVLRLWSDTKIHLDGDGGFSVSTAGRMHIFKPVSVQAMWSALQILHKACEVARRYNYFPGGMALVWATYYESCISSDQSCINEWNAMQDLESTRPDSPALFVDKPTERERTERLIKAKLRSIMMSKDLENVTSKEIRNELEKHMNCNLKEFKEFIDNEMLLILGQMDKPSLIFDHLYLGSEWNASNLEELQGSGIDYILNVTREIDNFFPGLFAYHNIRVYDEETTDLLAHWNEAYHFINKANKQRHNKLWKQQAESNLPQNTDGTTGSGDFLLESLDIDLENRLADLDTPSQSAYLDNRGSTEVSVGFNYCFRRLSDTLMENKIPSGKEGFFHVEELERDALAERTASLVGQPSPAPSEGRLLETAKALETAEPLAELSSFCEKEVKKKLDFSPRKGRIVLGPGDRGEDSVRDENPMEKWKRRLSMHKEESRLNRENLNNNNSKRSCPEDFEHDAVFGILSKVKPSYQSCADCMYSSASLSPDPFGDQCEKLNPGTPRRSTTICTQPALLSHINSNLADHLPSKAHSEEAIRTKNNKAPLPLSARTDTLDASTCKSLDQHCSILEKGKDVPKTPVKTLLPRRNSHCDKSFLNTEVVKEESLARKDNKPTKDLKYLLFSKDLEKPSANSYLMQHQESLIQLQKAGLVRKHTKELERLKSLPSDASSLLRESSLSRVGSGIVEESEDLISHHSLVPLLGPAPLIPEDAENDVEKLEVKRILEGISQKTSTPVMCRLEHTSSFTKDFLKTICYTPSSSRSSNLTRSSSSDSIHSVRGKPGLVKQRTQEIETRLRLAGLTVSSPLKRSNSLAKLGCLNLSSEDLSTDMDVSTITDSKEAVSSESSVLCEPQSTLRSADVTSKLAAKPAVGSLKNTLWMGKS; encoded by the exons CCTAAGCGAGAGCTTTTTCATGGTGAAAGGTGCAGCCCTTTTCTTACAACAAGGAAACAGCTCCCAGGGCCAGCGAAGTCTCCAGCATCCTCACAAACATGCAG GTGATTTGCCCCAACACCTCCAGGTGATGATCAACCTCCTTCGCTGTGAGGATAGGATCAAACTG GCTGTCCGTTTGGAAAGTGTGTGGACAGACCGAGTCCGATACATGGTGGTTGTATACAGCAGCGGACGACAGGATACAGAAGAGAATATTCTGCTGGGTGTGGATTTCTCCAGCAAGGAAAG TAAAAGCTGCACTATAGGAATGGTTCTTCGTCTGTGGAGTGATACTAAAATCCATCTTGATGGTGATGG TGGCTTCAGCGTGAGCACTGCAGGGAGAATGCACATCTTCAAGCCAGTGTCGGTGCAAGCCATGTG GTCTGCTTTACAGATCCTCCATAAAGCCTGTGAAGTTGCAAGAAGGTACAACTATTTCCCAGGTGGGATGGCCTTGGTCTGGGCCACATACTACGAAAGCTGCATCAGCTCCGACCAGAGCTGCATCAATGAGTGGAATGCAATGCAGGACCTGGAGTCCACCCGCCCCGACTCTCCAGCCCTGTTTGTTGACAA gcCAACTGAAAGAGAACGAACAGAACGGCTCATTAAAGCCAAACTCCGGAGCATCATGATGAGCAAAGACCTGGAAAATGTGACTTCTAAggag aTACGAAATGAGCTGGAGAAACATATGAATTGCAACTTGAAGGAATTCAAGGAATTTATAGACAATGAAATGCTGCTTATCCTGGGTCAGATGGACAAACCGTCTCTGATTTTTGATCATTTATATCTG GGGTCCGAGTGGAATGCCTCCAATCTCGAGGAGCTGCAGGGCTCGGG CATCGACTACATTTTGAATGTGACCAGGGAAATTGATAATTTTTTCCCCGGTTTGTTCGCATATCACAATATCAGAGTGTATGACGAGGAGACAACAGACCTCCTGGCTCACTGGAATGAGGCGTACCACTTTATAAACAAGGCCAA CAAGCAGCGCCACAACAAGCTGtggaagcagcaggcagagagcaacCTACCCCAGAACACAGACGGTACCACTGGGTCAGGCGATTTTTTACTTGAGAGCTTAGACATTGACCTAGAAAACCGCCTGGCTGACCTGGACACGCCTTCGCAGTCGGCATACCTGGACAACCGCGGCAGCACAGAAGTGTCTGTGGGGTTTAATTACTGCTTCCGTCGCCTCTCGGACACGCTGATGGAGAACAAGATTCCCAGTGGCAAGGAGGGCTTTTTCCACGTGGAGGAGCTGGAGCGCGATGCGCTTGCAGAGCGCACTGCCTCGCTGGTGGGACAGCCTTCACCTGCACCTTCAGAGGGAAGGCTGCTGGAGACAGCGAAAGCCCTGGAGACAGCAGAGCcgctggcagagctgagcagtTTCTGCGAGAAGGAGGTGAAGAAGAAACTGGACTTCAGCCCCCGGAAGGGAAGGATAGTGCTGGGCCCCGGGGACCGAGGGGAGGACAGTGTCAGGGATGAAAATCCAATGGAGAAGTGGAAGCGGCGTTTGTCCATGCACAAGGAGGAAAGCAGGCTTAATAGAGAGAACTTGaataacaacaacagcaaaaggagTTGCCCAGAGGATTTTGAG catGATGCTGTATTTGGGATCCTCAGTAAGGTCAAGCCTTCCTATCAGTCTTGCGCTGACTGCATGTATTCCTCGGCCAGTTTGTCCCCTGACCCCTTTGGGGACCAGTGCGAAAAGTTGAACCCCGGCACTCCGCGTCGCAGCACCACCATCTGCACACAACCAGCCCTCCTCTCCCACATCAATTCCAACTTGGCGGACCACCTGCCCAGCAAGGCACACTCGGAGGAAGCAATCAGAACTAAAAATAACAAGGCTCCGCTTCCTCTGTCGGCCAGAACTGATACTTTGGACGCCAGCACTTGCAAATCACTTGATCAACACTGCAGCAttttggagaaaggaaaagatgtaCCAAAAACCCCAGTCAAAACTCTGCTGCCCAGGAGAAACTCGCACTGTGACAAGAGCTTCCTTAACACAGAAGTGGTAAAAGAAGAGTCTCTAGCCAGAAAAGACAACAAACCTACCAAGGATCTGAAGTACTTGTTGTTCAGCAAAGACTTGGAAAAGCCAAGTGCAAACAGTTACTTGATGCAGCATCAGGAGTCTCTTATTCAGTTGCAGAAAGCAGGCTTGGTTAGGAAGCATACCAAAGAGCTGGAGCGGTTGAAAAGCCTGCCCTCAGATGCCTCATCGCTGCTCAGAGAGAGCTCCTTGAGCAGAGTCGGCTCCGGTATTGTGGAGGAAAGTGAGGATTTGATTTCACATCACAGCCTTGTACCTCTTCTGGGACCAGCACCGTTGATACCTGAAGATGCAGAAAACGATGTGGAGAAGTTAGAGGTGAAACGCATCTTGGAGGGGATCTCTCAGAAAACTTCCACGCCTGTGATGTGTCGGTTGGAGCACACGAGCAGTTTCACCAAGGACTTCCTGAAGACCATCTGCTACACTCCCTCCTCCTCTCGGAGCTCCAACCTGACACGTAGCTCCAGCAGCGACAGTATCCACAGCGTGCGGGGCAAGCCCGGCCTGGTGAAGCAGCGAACTCAGGAAATCGAGACCAGGTTGCGGCTGGCTGGCTTGACTGTGTCTTCTCCTCTGAAAAGGTCCAATTCTCTCGCCAAGCTAGGATGTCTTAACTTGTCCTCTGAGGACTTATCAACTGACATGGATGTATCAACCATAACAGACTCAAAAGAGGCTGTTTCAAGCGAGTCTTCCGTGCTCTGTGAGCCACAATCCACGCTGAGGAGTGCAGATGTCACCTCCAAActggcagcaaagccagcagttGGAAGCTTGAAGAACACACTTTGGATGGGCAAAAGTTGA
- the SSH1 gene encoding protein phosphatase Slingshot homolog 1 isoform X2 has protein sequence MNLFEFTDFCLTLGPAQCFCCSKKTSPNYLSESFFMVKGAALFLQQGNSSQGQRSLQHPHKHAGDLPQHLQVMINLLRCEDRIKLAVRLESVWTDRVRYMVVVYSSGRQDTEENILLGVDFSSKESKSCTIGMVLRLWSDTKIHLDGDGGFSVSTAGRMHIFKPVSVQAMWSALQILHKACEVARRYNYFPGGMALVWATYYESCISSDQSCINEWNAMQDLESTRPDSPALFVDKPTERERTERLIKAKLRSIMMSKDLENVTSKEIRNELEKHMNCNLKEFKEFIDNEMLLILGQMDKPSLIFDHLYLGSEWNASNLEELQGSGIDYILNVTREIDNFFPGLFAYHNIRVYDEETTDLLAHWNEAYHFINKAKKNHSKCLVHCKMGVSRSASTVIAYAMKEFGWSLEKAYNYVKQKRSIARPNAGFMRQLLEYEGILDASKQRHNKLWKQQAESNLPQNTDGTTGSGDFLLESLDIDLENRLADLDTPSQSAYLDNRGSTEVSVGFNYCFRRLSDTLMENKIPSGKEGFFHVEELERDALAERTASLVGQPSPAPSEGRLLETAKALETAEPLAELSSFCEKEVKKKLDFSPRKGRIVLGPGDRGEDSVRDENPMEKWKRRLSMHKEESRLNRENLNNNNSKRSCPEDFEHDAVFGILSKVKPSYQSCADCMYSSASLSPDPFGDQCEKLNPGTPRRSTTICTQPALLSHINSNLADHLPSKAHSEEAIRTKNNKAPLPLSARTDTLDASTCKSLDQHCSILEKGKDVPKTPVKTLLPRRNSHCDKSFLNTEVVKEESLARKDNKPTKDLKYLLFSKDLEKPSANSYLMQHQESLIQLQKAGLVRKHTKELERLKSLPSDASSLLRESSLSRVGSGIVEESEDLISHHSLVPLLGPAPLIPEDAENDVEKLEVKRILEGISQKTSTPVMCRLEHTSSFTKDFLKTICYTPSSSRSSNLTRSSSSDSIHSVRGKPGLVKQRTQEIETRLRLAGLTVSSPLKRSNSLAKLGCLNLSSEDLSTDMDVSTITDSKEAVSSESSVLCEPQSTLRSADVTSKLAAKPAVGSLKNTLWMGKS, from the exons CCTAAGCGAGAGCTTTTTCATGGTGAAAGGTGCAGCCCTTTTCTTACAACAAGGAAACAGCTCCCAGGGCCAGCGAAGTCTCCAGCATCCTCACAAACATGCAG GTGATTTGCCCCAACACCTCCAGGTGATGATCAACCTCCTTCGCTGTGAGGATAGGATCAAACTG GCTGTCCGTTTGGAAAGTGTGTGGACAGACCGAGTCCGATACATGGTGGTTGTATACAGCAGCGGACGACAGGATACAGAAGAGAATATTCTGCTGGGTGTGGATTTCTCCAGCAAGGAAAG TAAAAGCTGCACTATAGGAATGGTTCTTCGTCTGTGGAGTGATACTAAAATCCATCTTGATGGTGATGG TGGCTTCAGCGTGAGCACTGCAGGGAGAATGCACATCTTCAAGCCAGTGTCGGTGCAAGCCATGTG GTCTGCTTTACAGATCCTCCATAAAGCCTGTGAAGTTGCAAGAAGGTACAACTATTTCCCAGGTGGGATGGCCTTGGTCTGGGCCACATACTACGAAAGCTGCATCAGCTCCGACCAGAGCTGCATCAATGAGTGGAATGCAATGCAGGACCTGGAGTCCACCCGCCCCGACTCTCCAGCCCTGTTTGTTGACAA gcCAACTGAAAGAGAACGAACAGAACGGCTCATTAAAGCCAAACTCCGGAGCATCATGATGAGCAAAGACCTGGAAAATGTGACTTCTAAggag aTACGAAATGAGCTGGAGAAACATATGAATTGCAACTTGAAGGAATTCAAGGAATTTATAGACAATGAAATGCTGCTTATCCTGGGTCAGATGGACAAACCGTCTCTGATTTTTGATCATTTATATCTG GGGTCCGAGTGGAATGCCTCCAATCTCGAGGAGCTGCAGGGCTCGGG CATCGACTACATTTTGAATGTGACCAGGGAAATTGATAATTTTTTCCCCGGTTTGTTCGCATATCACAATATCAGAGTGTATGACGAGGAGACAACAGACCTCCTGGCTCACTGGAATGAGGCGTACCACTTTATAAACAAGGCCAA GAAGAATCACTCCAAGTGCCTGGTGCACTGCAAAATGGGTGTGAGCCGGTCAGCATCTACTGTTATAGCTTATGCAATGAAGGAATTTGGCTGGTCACTGGAAAAGGCCTATAATTATGTGAAGCAAAAACGCAGCATTGCAAGACCAAATGCAGGCTTCATGAGACAGCTTTTGGAATATGAAGGCATTTTAGATGCGAG CAAGCAGCGCCACAACAAGCTGtggaagcagcaggcagagagcaacCTACCCCAGAACACAGACGGTACCACTGGGTCAGGCGATTTTTTACTTGAGAGCTTAGACATTGACCTAGAAAACCGCCTGGCTGACCTGGACACGCCTTCGCAGTCGGCATACCTGGACAACCGCGGCAGCACAGAAGTGTCTGTGGGGTTTAATTACTGCTTCCGTCGCCTCTCGGACACGCTGATGGAGAACAAGATTCCCAGTGGCAAGGAGGGCTTTTTCCACGTGGAGGAGCTGGAGCGCGATGCGCTTGCAGAGCGCACTGCCTCGCTGGTGGGACAGCCTTCACCTGCACCTTCAGAGGGAAGGCTGCTGGAGACAGCGAAAGCCCTGGAGACAGCAGAGCcgctggcagagctgagcagtTTCTGCGAGAAGGAGGTGAAGAAGAAACTGGACTTCAGCCCCCGGAAGGGAAGGATAGTGCTGGGCCCCGGGGACCGAGGGGAGGACAGTGTCAGGGATGAAAATCCAATGGAGAAGTGGAAGCGGCGTTTGTCCATGCACAAGGAGGAAAGCAGGCTTAATAGAGAGAACTTGaataacaacaacagcaaaaggagTTGCCCAGAGGATTTTGAG catGATGCTGTATTTGGGATCCTCAGTAAGGTCAAGCCTTCCTATCAGTCTTGCGCTGACTGCATGTATTCCTCGGCCAGTTTGTCCCCTGACCCCTTTGGGGACCAGTGCGAAAAGTTGAACCCCGGCACTCCGCGTCGCAGCACCACCATCTGCACACAACCAGCCCTCCTCTCCCACATCAATTCCAACTTGGCGGACCACCTGCCCAGCAAGGCACACTCGGAGGAAGCAATCAGAACTAAAAATAACAAGGCTCCGCTTCCTCTGTCGGCCAGAACTGATACTTTGGACGCCAGCACTTGCAAATCACTTGATCAACACTGCAGCAttttggagaaaggaaaagatgtaCCAAAAACCCCAGTCAAAACTCTGCTGCCCAGGAGAAACTCGCACTGTGACAAGAGCTTCCTTAACACAGAAGTGGTAAAAGAAGAGTCTCTAGCCAGAAAAGACAACAAACCTACCAAGGATCTGAAGTACTTGTTGTTCAGCAAAGACTTGGAAAAGCCAAGTGCAAACAGTTACTTGATGCAGCATCAGGAGTCTCTTATTCAGTTGCAGAAAGCAGGCTTGGTTAGGAAGCATACCAAAGAGCTGGAGCGGTTGAAAAGCCTGCCCTCAGATGCCTCATCGCTGCTCAGAGAGAGCTCCTTGAGCAGAGTCGGCTCCGGTATTGTGGAGGAAAGTGAGGATTTGATTTCACATCACAGCCTTGTACCTCTTCTGGGACCAGCACCGTTGATACCTGAAGATGCAGAAAACGATGTGGAGAAGTTAGAGGTGAAACGCATCTTGGAGGGGATCTCTCAGAAAACTTCCACGCCTGTGATGTGTCGGTTGGAGCACACGAGCAGTTTCACCAAGGACTTCCTGAAGACCATCTGCTACACTCCCTCCTCCTCTCGGAGCTCCAACCTGACACGTAGCTCCAGCAGCGACAGTATCCACAGCGTGCGGGGCAAGCCCGGCCTGGTGAAGCAGCGAACTCAGGAAATCGAGACCAGGTTGCGGCTGGCTGGCTTGACTGTGTCTTCTCCTCTGAAAAGGTCCAATTCTCTCGCCAAGCTAGGATGTCTTAACTTGTCCTCTGAGGACTTATCAACTGACATGGATGTATCAACCATAACAGACTCAAAAGAGGCTGTTTCAAGCGAGTCTTCCGTGCTCTGTGAGCCACAATCCACGCTGAGGAGTGCAGATGTCACCTCCAAActggcagcaaagccagcagttGGAAGCTTGAAGAACACACTTTGGATGGGCAAAAGTTGA
- the SSH1 gene encoding protein phosphatase Slingshot homolog 1 isoform X1, producing the protein MALVTLQRSPTPSAASSASTSELEVGSDEERKLNVSLSESFFMVKGAALFLQQGNSSQGQRSLQHPHKHAGDLPQHLQVMINLLRCEDRIKLAVRLESVWTDRVRYMVVVYSSGRQDTEENILLGVDFSSKESKSCTIGMVLRLWSDTKIHLDGDGGFSVSTAGRMHIFKPVSVQAMWSALQILHKACEVARRYNYFPGGMALVWATYYESCISSDQSCINEWNAMQDLESTRPDSPALFVDKPTERERTERLIKAKLRSIMMSKDLENVTSKEIRNELEKHMNCNLKEFKEFIDNEMLLILGQMDKPSLIFDHLYLGSEWNASNLEELQGSGIDYILNVTREIDNFFPGLFAYHNIRVYDEETTDLLAHWNEAYHFINKAKKNHSKCLVHCKMGVSRSASTVIAYAMKEFGWSLEKAYNYVKQKRSIARPNAGFMRQLLEYEGILDASKQRHNKLWKQQAESNLPQNTDGTTGSGDFLLESLDIDLENRLADLDTPSQSAYLDNRGSTEVSVGFNYCFRRLSDTLMENKIPSGKEGFFHVEELERDALAERTASLVGQPSPAPSEGRLLETAKALETAEPLAELSSFCEKEVKKKLDFSPRKGRIVLGPGDRGEDSVRDENPMEKWKRRLSMHKEESRLNRENLNNNNSKRSCPEDFEHDAVFGILSKVKPSYQSCADCMYSSASLSPDPFGDQCEKLNPGTPRRSTTICTQPALLSHINSNLADHLPSKAHSEEAIRTKNNKAPLPLSARTDTLDASTCKSLDQHCSILEKGKDVPKTPVKTLLPRRNSHCDKSFLNTEVVKEESLARKDNKPTKDLKYLLFSKDLEKPSANSYLMQHQESLIQLQKAGLVRKHTKELERLKSLPSDASSLLRESSLSRVGSGIVEESEDLISHHSLVPLLGPAPLIPEDAENDVEKLEVKRILEGISQKTSTPVMCRLEHTSSFTKDFLKTICYTPSSSRSSNLTRSSSSDSIHSVRGKPGLVKQRTQEIETRLRLAGLTVSSPLKRSNSLAKLGCLNLSSEDLSTDMDVSTITDSKEAVSSESSVLCEPQSTLRSADVTSKLAAKPAVGSLKNTLWMGKS; encoded by the exons CCTAAGCGAGAGCTTTTTCATGGTGAAAGGTGCAGCCCTTTTCTTACAACAAGGAAACAGCTCCCAGGGCCAGCGAAGTCTCCAGCATCCTCACAAACATGCAG GTGATTTGCCCCAACACCTCCAGGTGATGATCAACCTCCTTCGCTGTGAGGATAGGATCAAACTG GCTGTCCGTTTGGAAAGTGTGTGGACAGACCGAGTCCGATACATGGTGGTTGTATACAGCAGCGGACGACAGGATACAGAAGAGAATATTCTGCTGGGTGTGGATTTCTCCAGCAAGGAAAG TAAAAGCTGCACTATAGGAATGGTTCTTCGTCTGTGGAGTGATACTAAAATCCATCTTGATGGTGATGG TGGCTTCAGCGTGAGCACTGCAGGGAGAATGCACATCTTCAAGCCAGTGTCGGTGCAAGCCATGTG GTCTGCTTTACAGATCCTCCATAAAGCCTGTGAAGTTGCAAGAAGGTACAACTATTTCCCAGGTGGGATGGCCTTGGTCTGGGCCACATACTACGAAAGCTGCATCAGCTCCGACCAGAGCTGCATCAATGAGTGGAATGCAATGCAGGACCTGGAGTCCACCCGCCCCGACTCTCCAGCCCTGTTTGTTGACAA gcCAACTGAAAGAGAACGAACAGAACGGCTCATTAAAGCCAAACTCCGGAGCATCATGATGAGCAAAGACCTGGAAAATGTGACTTCTAAggag aTACGAAATGAGCTGGAGAAACATATGAATTGCAACTTGAAGGAATTCAAGGAATTTATAGACAATGAAATGCTGCTTATCCTGGGTCAGATGGACAAACCGTCTCTGATTTTTGATCATTTATATCTG GGGTCCGAGTGGAATGCCTCCAATCTCGAGGAGCTGCAGGGCTCGGG CATCGACTACATTTTGAATGTGACCAGGGAAATTGATAATTTTTTCCCCGGTTTGTTCGCATATCACAATATCAGAGTGTATGACGAGGAGACAACAGACCTCCTGGCTCACTGGAATGAGGCGTACCACTTTATAAACAAGGCCAA GAAGAATCACTCCAAGTGCCTGGTGCACTGCAAAATGGGTGTGAGCCGGTCAGCATCTACTGTTATAGCTTATGCAATGAAGGAATTTGGCTGGTCACTGGAAAAGGCCTATAATTATGTGAAGCAAAAACGCAGCATTGCAAGACCAAATGCAGGCTTCATGAGACAGCTTTTGGAATATGAAGGCATTTTAGATGCGAG CAAGCAGCGCCACAACAAGCTGtggaagcagcaggcagagagcaacCTACCCCAGAACACAGACGGTACCACTGGGTCAGGCGATTTTTTACTTGAGAGCTTAGACATTGACCTAGAAAACCGCCTGGCTGACCTGGACACGCCTTCGCAGTCGGCATACCTGGACAACCGCGGCAGCACAGAAGTGTCTGTGGGGTTTAATTACTGCTTCCGTCGCCTCTCGGACACGCTGATGGAGAACAAGATTCCCAGTGGCAAGGAGGGCTTTTTCCACGTGGAGGAGCTGGAGCGCGATGCGCTTGCAGAGCGCACTGCCTCGCTGGTGGGACAGCCTTCACCTGCACCTTCAGAGGGAAGGCTGCTGGAGACAGCGAAAGCCCTGGAGACAGCAGAGCcgctggcagagctgagcagtTTCTGCGAGAAGGAGGTGAAGAAGAAACTGGACTTCAGCCCCCGGAAGGGAAGGATAGTGCTGGGCCCCGGGGACCGAGGGGAGGACAGTGTCAGGGATGAAAATCCAATGGAGAAGTGGAAGCGGCGTTTGTCCATGCACAAGGAGGAAAGCAGGCTTAATAGAGAGAACTTGaataacaacaacagcaaaaggagTTGCCCAGAGGATTTTGAG catGATGCTGTATTTGGGATCCTCAGTAAGGTCAAGCCTTCCTATCAGTCTTGCGCTGACTGCATGTATTCCTCGGCCAGTTTGTCCCCTGACCCCTTTGGGGACCAGTGCGAAAAGTTGAACCCCGGCACTCCGCGTCGCAGCACCACCATCTGCACACAACCAGCCCTCCTCTCCCACATCAATTCCAACTTGGCGGACCACCTGCCCAGCAAGGCACACTCGGAGGAAGCAATCAGAACTAAAAATAACAAGGCTCCGCTTCCTCTGTCGGCCAGAACTGATACTTTGGACGCCAGCACTTGCAAATCACTTGATCAACACTGCAGCAttttggagaaaggaaaagatgtaCCAAAAACCCCAGTCAAAACTCTGCTGCCCAGGAGAAACTCGCACTGTGACAAGAGCTTCCTTAACACAGAAGTGGTAAAAGAAGAGTCTCTAGCCAGAAAAGACAACAAACCTACCAAGGATCTGAAGTACTTGTTGTTCAGCAAAGACTTGGAAAAGCCAAGTGCAAACAGTTACTTGATGCAGCATCAGGAGTCTCTTATTCAGTTGCAGAAAGCAGGCTTGGTTAGGAAGCATACCAAAGAGCTGGAGCGGTTGAAAAGCCTGCCCTCAGATGCCTCATCGCTGCTCAGAGAGAGCTCCTTGAGCAGAGTCGGCTCCGGTATTGTGGAGGAAAGTGAGGATTTGATTTCACATCACAGCCTTGTACCTCTTCTGGGACCAGCACCGTTGATACCTGAAGATGCAGAAAACGATGTGGAGAAGTTAGAGGTGAAACGCATCTTGGAGGGGATCTCTCAGAAAACTTCCACGCCTGTGATGTGTCGGTTGGAGCACACGAGCAGTTTCACCAAGGACTTCCTGAAGACCATCTGCTACACTCCCTCCTCCTCTCGGAGCTCCAACCTGACACGTAGCTCCAGCAGCGACAGTATCCACAGCGTGCGGGGCAAGCCCGGCCTGGTGAAGCAGCGAACTCAGGAAATCGAGACCAGGTTGCGGCTGGCTGGCTTGACTGTGTCTTCTCCTCTGAAAAGGTCCAATTCTCTCGCCAAGCTAGGATGTCTTAACTTGTCCTCTGAGGACTTATCAACTGACATGGATGTATCAACCATAACAGACTCAAAAGAGGCTGTTTCAAGCGAGTCTTCCGTGCTCTGTGAGCCACAATCCACGCTGAGGAGTGCAGATGTCACCTCCAAActggcagcaaagccagcagttGGAAGCTTGAAGAACACACTTTGGATGGGCAAAAGTTGA